From Caulobacter segnis, a single genomic window includes:
- a CDS encoding alpha-N-arabinofuranosidase: MGKRFLGAAVALLAMAAAGAPVGVQAAELAATATLKADQPGAPISRYIYGQFSEHLGAGIYDGVWVGTNSKIPNVRGVRTDVVTALKEAHVPVIRWPGGCFADEYRWRDGIGPRDKRPSRKNNWWGGSPETNAFGTHEFMDFAEQVGADPYVSINVGSSDPTEMREWIEYMTSPGDDTLAQERRANGRDKPFKVPFIGIGNESWGCGGEMTPEYYANEYRRFSAFFHKNDDNPAVRVASGANAFNTNWTDVLTKNAGKFMDAISLHYYTLPTGNWDKKGAATGFDKAAWGKTMAQTLRMDDLIKQHVAVMDKNDPSKRIGLYVDEWGTWYDVEPGTNPGHLYQLNTLRDGVVAAANFNIFHHYTDRVKMTNIAQTINVLQAMILTKGDQIVLTPTYYAYKMYVPFQDSTAIPLDVTAPEIDVAGTKIPAFNASAAKGKDGKTYIAVANMSPDDGVKLSVTLGTLKAKAVSGQVLTADKMDAMNAFGAKPAVAPVAFKGAKLSGDKLTLDVPSKSVVVVAVE, from the coding sequence ATGGGCAAGAGGTTCCTGGGCGCGGCGGTCGCGCTTCTGGCGATGGCGGCGGCGGGTGCGCCCGTGGGCGTCCAGGCCGCTGAATTGGCCGCCACGGCGACGCTGAAGGCCGACCAGCCCGGCGCGCCGATCTCTCGCTACATCTATGGCCAGTTCTCCGAACATCTGGGCGCGGGCATCTATGACGGCGTCTGGGTCGGGACCAATTCGAAGATCCCCAACGTCCGCGGCGTCCGCACCGACGTCGTCACGGCCCTGAAGGAGGCGCACGTGCCGGTGATCCGCTGGCCCGGCGGCTGCTTCGCCGACGAGTATCGCTGGCGCGACGGCATCGGTCCGCGCGACAAGCGCCCCTCGCGCAAGAACAACTGGTGGGGCGGCTCGCCCGAGACCAACGCCTTCGGCACCCATGAATTCATGGACTTCGCCGAGCAGGTCGGCGCCGATCCATACGTCTCGATCAATGTCGGTTCGTCGGATCCGACCGAAATGCGCGAGTGGATCGAGTACATGACCTCGCCGGGCGACGACACCTTGGCCCAGGAACGCCGCGCCAACGGTCGCGACAAGCCGTTCAAGGTGCCGTTCATCGGCATCGGCAACGAGAGCTGGGGCTGCGGCGGCGAGATGACGCCGGAGTACTACGCCAACGAATACCGCCGCTTCTCGGCGTTCTTCCACAAGAACGACGACAATCCGGCCGTGCGCGTGGCGTCCGGCGCCAATGCGTTCAACACCAACTGGACCGATGTGCTGACCAAGAACGCCGGCAAGTTCATGGACGCCATCTCGCTGCACTACTACACGCTGCCGACAGGCAACTGGGACAAGAAGGGCGCGGCCACCGGCTTCGACAAGGCGGCTTGGGGCAAGACCATGGCCCAGACCCTGCGCATGGACGACCTGATCAAGCAGCACGTCGCGGTCATGGACAAGAACGACCCGTCCAAGCGGATCGGTCTCTATGTCGATGAGTGGGGCACCTGGTACGATGTCGAGCCGGGCACCAATCCGGGGCACCTCTATCAGCTGAACACCCTGCGCGACGGTGTCGTGGCGGCGGCCAACTTCAACATCTTCCACCACTATACCGACCGCGTGAAGATGACGAACATCGCCCAGACCATCAACGTTCTGCAGGCGATGATCCTGACCAAGGGCGATCAGATCGTCCTGACCCCGACCTACTACGCCTACAAGATGTACGTGCCGTTCCAGGACTCGACGGCGATCCCGCTGGACGTCACCGCGCCCGAGATCGACGTGGCGGGAACCAAGATCCCAGCCTTCAACGCCTCGGCGGCCAAGGGCAAGGATGGCAAGACCTACATCGCCGTGGCCAACATGTCGCCGGACGATGGCGTGAAGCTTTCCGTGACCCTGGGGACGCTCAAGGCCAAGGCCGTGTCCGGCCAGGTGCTGACCGCCGACAAGATGGACGCGATGAACGCCTTCGGCGCCAAGCCGGCCGTTGCGCCGGTCGCGTTCAAGGGCGCCAAACTCTCGGGCGACAAGCTGACCCTGGACGTTCCGTCCAAGTCGGTGGTCGTCGTCGCGGTCGAATAG
- the fucP gene encoding L-fucose:H+ symporter permease: MSQGSSQRTGWAPLVLIVALFFLWGVANNLNDVLIPHLKKAFFLTDLRSGLVQSAFYLGYFFLALPAGLLMRRYGYKAAVIVGLVLFAVGALLFWPAAELRRYEFFLSALFVIASGLAFLETSANPLITVLGDPAKAEQRLNLAQAFNPLGSITAVVVGRQFILSGVEPTKAQFAAMTPAQLSAFQAAEAKSTQLPYLIIAAVVLLWVVLVAITKFPPQVGRPTEADQHEERVDKPILGLFARPRFLFGVAAQFFYVGAQVGVWSYMIRYAQDQVPGMGEKTAAAYLSWSLVGFMVGRFAGTALMSRVDPSRLMALFAVANVGLTLVAVAVGGHLGLLALAATSFFMSIMFPTIFASSIKGLGPLTKTGSSFLVMSIIGGAILTVVMGAVSDASAIRFAILVPCACFAVVGLFGLTAKRREVTAHDAVLAGGH, encoded by the coding sequence ATGTCCCAAGGCTCGAGCCAGCGTACGGGCTGGGCGCCACTGGTGCTCATCGTCGCCCTGTTCTTTCTCTGGGGCGTCGCCAACAACCTCAACGACGTCCTCATTCCCCACTTGAAGAAGGCCTTCTTCCTGACCGACCTGCGGTCGGGCCTGGTGCAGTCGGCGTTCTATCTGGGCTACTTCTTCCTGGCCTTGCCCGCGGGGCTGCTGATGCGCCGCTACGGCTACAAGGCCGCGGTGATCGTGGGGCTGGTGCTGTTCGCCGTCGGGGCGCTCCTGTTCTGGCCGGCGGCCGAGCTGCGCCGTTATGAATTCTTCCTGTCCGCGCTGTTCGTCATCGCCTCGGGCCTGGCGTTCCTGGAGACCTCGGCCAATCCGCTGATCACCGTGCTGGGCGACCCGGCCAAGGCCGAGCAGCGGCTGAACCTGGCCCAGGCCTTCAACCCGCTGGGCTCGATCACCGCCGTGGTGGTCGGCCGCCAGTTCATCCTGTCGGGCGTCGAGCCGACCAAGGCGCAGTTCGCCGCCATGACGCCGGCTCAACTGTCGGCCTTCCAGGCGGCCGAGGCTAAGTCGACCCAGCTGCCGTACCTGATCATCGCCGCCGTGGTGCTGCTGTGGGTGGTGCTGGTGGCGATCACCAAGTTCCCACCGCAGGTCGGCCGTCCCACCGAGGCGGATCAGCACGAGGAGCGCGTGGACAAGCCGATCCTTGGCCTGTTCGCGCGCCCGCGCTTCCTGTTCGGTGTCGCCGCCCAGTTCTTTTATGTCGGCGCCCAGGTCGGGGTGTGGAGCTACATGATCCGCTACGCCCAGGATCAGGTTCCTGGCATGGGCGAGAAGACCGCCGCGGCGTACCTGTCGTGGTCGCTGGTCGGCTTCATGGTGGGACGCTTCGCCGGTACGGCGCTGATGAGCCGCGTCGATCCTTCGCGCCTGATGGCCCTGTTCGCCGTCGCCAATGTCGGCCTGACCCTGGTCGCGGTGGCGGTTGGCGGACACCTGGGCCTGCTGGCCCTGGCCGCGACCAGCTTCTTCATGTCGATCATGTTCCCGACCATCTTCGCCAGCTCGATCAAGGGCCTGGGCCCGCTGACCAAGACCGGCTCGTCGTTCCTGGTCATGAGCATCATCGGCGGGGCCATCCTGACGGTGGTGATGGGGGCGGTGTCCGACGCCAGCGCCATTCGCTTCGCCATCCTGGTGCCGTGCGCCTGCTTCGCGGTGGTCGGCCTGTTCGGCCTGACCGCCAAGCGTCGCGAGGTCACCGCCCACGACGCGGTCCTGGCCGGAGGACACTAG
- a CDS encoding zinc-binding alcohol dehydrogenase family protein: MMDVLVCAAPGDLRIERRSAPTPGPGEVLLRVRRVGICGTDMHIYRGTQPYLSYPRVMGHELSGEVVSAPDGGGLQAGDHVYVMPYLSCGTCPACAKGKPNCCMNIRVLGVHIDGGLCEYLAVPAGFVRKVEGVGLDEAAMIEFLAIGAHAVRRARIQPGQSVLVVGAGPIGIAAVLFAKLAGAEVTVVDGRADRLAFAREHLGADRIVTLSDETPRALSEMTDGVFFDVVFDATGSAAAMQQGFAYVAHGGSYVLISVVSADITFSDPEFHKREMSLLASRNATIEDFDHVLAAIKAGRVPTAALNTHKAALKDLSEVLPGWMEPSAGVIKAIVSC; this comes from the coding sequence ATGATGGACGTGCTGGTCTGCGCCGCGCCCGGCGACTTGCGAATAGAGCGCCGGTCCGCGCCGACGCCGGGCCCCGGCGAGGTGCTGCTGCGCGTGCGTCGGGTCGGCATCTGCGGCACCGACATGCACATCTATCGCGGGACCCAGCCTTATCTCAGCTATCCGCGCGTGATGGGCCACGAACTGTCGGGCGAGGTGGTGTCGGCGCCGGACGGCGGCGGCCTGCAGGCGGGCGACCATGTCTACGTCATGCCCTATTTGTCGTGCGGGACGTGCCCGGCCTGCGCCAAGGGCAAGCCGAACTGCTGCATGAACATCCGTGTGCTGGGCGTCCATATCGACGGCGGGCTCTGCGAATACCTCGCCGTGCCGGCCGGCTTCGTGCGCAAGGTCGAGGGTGTCGGCCTGGACGAGGCGGCCATGATCGAGTTCCTGGCCATCGGCGCCCACGCCGTCCGCCGCGCCCGGATCCAGCCCGGGCAGTCGGTGCTGGTGGTCGGGGCAGGGCCGATCGGCATCGCCGCGGTCCTGTTCGCCAAGCTGGCGGGCGCCGAGGTGACCGTGGTGGACGGCCGCGCCGACCGGCTGGCCTTCGCGCGCGAGCACCTGGGCGCCGACCGGATCGTCACGCTCTCCGACGAGACGCCGCGCGCCCTGTCCGAGATGACCGACGGCGTCTTCTTCGACGTGGTGTTCGACGCCACGGGCAGCGCGGCGGCCATGCAGCAGGGCTTCGCCTATGTCGCCCACGGCGGAAGCTATGTGCTGATCTCGGTGGTATCGGCCGACATCACCTTCTCGGATCCCGAGTTCCACAAGCGCGAGATGTCGCTGCTGGCGAGCCGCAACGCCACGATCGAGGACTTCGACCACGTGCTGGCGGCGATCAAGGCGGGACGGGTGCCGACGGCGGCGCTCAACACCCACAAGGCGGCGCTGAAGGACCTGTCGGAAGTCCTGCCAGGCTGGATGGAGCCATCGGCCGGCGTCATCAAGGCCATCGTGTCGTGCTGA
- a CDS encoding amidohydrolase family protein, with translation MLIDAHCHVWRIGENDHEWPTPDLAAIHRNFDLNDLARAAGGPGLSGAVLVQSQPSARDTEWLLTMAAGQPLVLGVVGWIDLTAPDAPARIAALAENPLLKGLRPMLQDLADDWILDPTLEPALAAMVDADLSFDALVKPRHLPAILELVSRWPLLRVVIDHGAKPDIAAGALDPWRDQMAALAARPGVYCKLSGLLTEAGDTPTVEAIAPFAAHLIEIFGPDRLMWGSDWPVLNLASDYGAWRAMCAAWVRPERQAALFGETARRFYRL, from the coding sequence GTGCTGATCGACGCCCACTGCCATGTCTGGCGGATCGGCGAGAACGACCACGAATGGCCGACGCCCGACCTGGCGGCGATTCATCGAAACTTCGACCTGAACGATCTGGCCCGAGCGGCGGGCGGACCGGGACTTTCCGGCGCGGTTCTCGTGCAGTCGCAGCCCAGCGCGCGCGACACCGAATGGCTGTTGACGATGGCCGCCGGCCAGCCGCTGGTGCTGGGCGTGGTCGGGTGGATCGACTTGACCGCGCCCGATGCGCCCGCCCGGATCGCGGCCCTGGCCGAGAATCCGCTGCTGAAGGGTCTGCGGCCGATGCTGCAGGACCTGGCCGACGACTGGATCCTCGATCCGACCTTGGAGCCTGCCCTCGCGGCGATGGTCGACGCGGATCTGTCGTTCGACGCCCTGGTCAAGCCGCGTCATCTTCCGGCGATCCTCGAGCTGGTCAGCCGATGGCCGCTGCTGCGGGTGGTGATCGATCACGGCGCCAAGCCCGATATCGCCGCCGGAGCCCTGGATCCCTGGCGTGACCAGATGGCGGCGCTGGCCGCCCGGCCTGGCGTGTATTGCAAGCTTTCAGGTCTGCTGACCGAGGCCGGCGACACGCCCACCGTCGAGGCGATCGCGCCGTTCGCCGCGCACCTGATCGAAATCTTCGGACCCGATCGCCTGATGTGGGGCAGCGACTGGCCGGTCTTGAACCTGGCAAGCGACTACGGCGCCTGGCGGGCGATGTGCGCGGCCTGGGTCCGGCCGGAGCGCCAAGCGGCGCTATTCGGCGAGACGGCGCGCCGATTCTATCGCTTATAG
- a CDS encoding IclR family transcriptional regulator, producing MSDVSAKKREYRAPALEKGLDVLELLAAHRGGLTLAQISNALDRSSSELFRMVQVLEARGYVGRAADEDGLILTNKLFALGMTRAPAKDLLDAALPVMRAVAQKIGQSCHLAMASGDQMVVVARIEAPGDQGFSVRVGYRRKIVEATSGLVLYAFQPEGVRQRWGEALKPGIAAAAWKTFEASAAHAREDGFVRAASYVTKAVTDLSVPIYGPEGVAAALTCPYVDMPTAISMEETVAGLKQAAAEITGEIRPTA from the coding sequence ATGTCCGACGTGTCCGCCAAGAAGCGAGAATACCGCGCGCCCGCCCTGGAAAAGGGCCTCGACGTGCTGGAATTGCTGGCCGCCCATCGCGGCGGTCTGACCCTTGCCCAGATCTCCAACGCGCTCGACCGTTCGTCCAGCGAGCTGTTCCGCATGGTCCAGGTGCTGGAGGCGCGGGGCTATGTCGGCCGCGCCGCCGACGAGGACGGTCTGATCCTGACCAACAAGCTGTTCGCCCTGGGCATGACGCGCGCTCCGGCCAAGGACCTGCTGGACGCGGCCCTGCCGGTCATGCGCGCCGTCGCCCAGAAGATCGGGCAGTCCTGCCATCTGGCCATGGCCAGCGGCGACCAGATGGTCGTCGTCGCCCGTATCGAGGCGCCGGGCGACCAGGGCTTTTCGGTGCGCGTCGGCTATCGCCGCAAGATCGTCGAGGCGACCTCCGGTCTGGTGCTCTACGCCTTCCAGCCGGAAGGCGTCCGTCAGCGTTGGGGCGAGGCGCTGAAGCCCGGGATCGCGGCGGCCGCCTGGAAGACCTTCGAGGCCAGCGCCGCCCACGCCCGCGAGGACGGCTTCGTGCGCGCGGCCAGCTACGTGACCAAGGCCGTGACCGACTTGTCGGTGCCGATCTACGGCCCCGAGGGCGTCGCGGCGGCCCTGACCTGCCCGTATGTCGACATGCCCACCGCCATTTCGATGGAGGAGACGGTCGCCGGCTTGAAGCAGGCCGCGGCCGAGATCACCGGCGAGATCCGACCGACCGCCTAG
- a CDS encoding aldo/keto reductase, producing the protein MAGGEERSETLARLPRLGFGGAAVGNLYAPLSDAAARGVIEAALVAGIGYFDTAPHYGFGLSETRLGEALAGRDAMVSTKVGRRLEPVATSARERHGFVDAAPFEPVFDYTRDGVMRSFEDSLRRLRRDRVDVLLAHDLGQATHGEAHVRHMRDFLEGGYRAMRELRDAGVVGAIGLGVNEQAVCEEILDHADVDVFLLAGRYTLLEQTALESFLPRCAARNVGIVIGGPFNSGALVETGGTLHYNYEAAPTAIVERVARLRRVCAAHDVPLAAAALRFPLAHPAVLSVIPGMATLDQVADAMRWLSLAIPDALWSDLKSEGLVRADAPVPVTRAAA; encoded by the coding sequence ATGGCAGGCGGCGAAGAGCGCTCGGAGACCTTGGCGCGCTTGCCGCGTCTGGGGTTCGGCGGCGCGGCCGTCGGCAACCTCTACGCCCCGTTGTCGGACGCCGCCGCGCGCGGCGTGATCGAGGCCGCCCTAGTTGCCGGGATCGGCTATTTCGACACCGCGCCGCACTACGGCTTCGGACTCAGTGAGACCCGTTTGGGCGAAGCGCTGGCCGGGCGGGACGCGATGGTCTCGACCAAGGTTGGCCGCCGCCTGGAGCCGGTCGCGACGTCCGCGCGCGAGCGCCATGGCTTCGTCGACGCCGCGCCGTTCGAGCCGGTCTTCGACTACACACGCGACGGCGTCATGCGGTCGTTCGAGGACAGCCTTCGCCGCTTGCGGCGCGATCGGGTCGACGTTCTGCTGGCCCACGATCTGGGGCAGGCGACCCACGGCGAGGCTCATGTCCGTCACATGCGCGATTTCCTGGAGGGCGGCTACCGCGCCATGCGCGAGCTCCGGGACGCTGGGGTGGTCGGCGCCATCGGCCTGGGGGTCAACGAGCAGGCGGTCTGCGAGGAGATCCTGGACCACGCCGACGTGGACGTCTTCCTGCTGGCCGGCCGCTACACGCTGCTGGAGCAGACCGCTTTGGAAAGCTTCCTGCCGCGTTGCGCCGCGCGGAACGTGGGGATCGTCATCGGCGGTCCGTTCAACTCCGGCGCCCTGGTCGAGACCGGCGGGACGCTGCACTACAACTACGAGGCCGCGCCGACGGCGATCGTCGAGCGGGTGGCGCGCCTGCGCCGGGTCTGCGCCGCTCACGACGTGCCGCTGGCCGCGGCGGCCCTGCGATTTCCGCTGGCGCATCCAGCGGTGCTGAGCGTCATTCCCGGCATGGCGACGCTGGATCAGGTCGCCGATGCAATGCGCTGGTTAAGCTTGGCTATTCCGGATGCATTGTGGTCGGATCTCAAGAGCGAGGGTCTGGTCCGCGCCGACGCGCCCGTTCCCGTCACGCGAGCCGCCGCATGA
- a CDS encoding UxaA family hydrolase, giving the protein MKPILLHPDDNVLVLAAPIRAGQAIEIDGRVLLAPGDVAVGHKIARHPLVIGEKVLKYGAPIGSMTAAAEAGAHVHMHNMKSDYIASHTRLATGEDQAG; this is encoded by the coding sequence ATGAAGCCGATCCTGCTGCATCCCGACGATAACGTCCTGGTGCTGGCCGCGCCCATCCGCGCCGGCCAGGCGATCGAGATCGACGGCCGGGTTCTGCTCGCGCCCGGCGACGTTGCGGTCGGCCACAAGATCGCTCGCCATCCGCTGGTCATCGGCGAAAAGGTGCTGAAGTACGGCGCGCCGATCGGCTCGATGACCGCCGCCGCCGAGGCTGGCGCGCACGTCCACATGCACAATATGAAGAGCGACTACATCGCCAGCCACACCCGGTTGGCGACGGGCGAGGATCAGGCGGGATGA
- a CDS encoding UxaA family hydrolase: MSIQGFQRADGRKGIRNVVAVAYLVECAHHVARTIVTRSDDPDVHLIGFPGCYPNAYALKVMQAIGTHPNIGGVLLISLGCESFNREALRAAIAASGRPVETLIIQESGGTAETIRKGVEAVARLKAIADQTPRVPMDVSELVIGTICGGSDGTSGITANPAVGRAFDRLGAAGAACVFEETGELVGCEKIMADRAITPELGAALEASVRKAEAYYTVMGYGSFAPGNAEGGLTTQEEKSMGAYSKSGSAPIVGILKPGDLPPSGGLYLLDVVPDGEVRFGFPNISDNAEIVELIACGAHLTLFTTGRGSVVGSAVSPVIKVCANPETYRKLSGDMDVDAGRIMEGRGTLDEVGDEIFDLVLAVAGGQRTVSEALGHQEFILTYKAFDPIGPACLPLRRAS; encoded by the coding sequence ATGAGCATCCAAGGCTTCCAGCGCGCCGACGGTCGCAAGGGCATCCGCAACGTCGTGGCCGTGGCCTATCTGGTGGAGTGCGCCCACCATGTGGCCCGAACCATCGTGACCCGCAGCGACGATCCGGACGTTCACCTGATCGGCTTTCCGGGTTGTTATCCAAATGCTTACGCCCTGAAGGTCATGCAGGCGATCGGGACGCATCCCAACATCGGCGGGGTGCTGCTGATCTCGCTGGGCTGCGAGAGCTTCAACCGCGAGGCCCTGCGTGCGGCGATCGCCGCCAGCGGTCGGCCGGTCGAGACCCTGATCATTCAGGAAAGCGGCGGCACCGCCGAGACGATCCGCAAGGGCGTCGAGGCCGTGGCCCGCCTCAAGGCGATCGCCGACCAGACGCCGCGCGTGCCGATGGACGTCTCCGAGCTGGTCATCGGCACCATCTGCGGCGGCTCGGACGGAACCTCGGGCATCACCGCCAATCCTGCCGTCGGTCGGGCCTTCGACCGCCTGGGCGCGGCCGGGGCGGCTTGCGTTTTCGAGGAGACAGGCGAACTGGTCGGCTGCGAGAAGATCATGGCCGACCGCGCCATCACGCCCGAGCTGGGCGCGGCGCTGGAAGCCAGCGTCCGCAAGGCCGAGGCCTACTATACCGTCATGGGCTACGGCAGCTTCGCGCCCGGCAACGCCGAGGGCGGGCTGACGACCCAGGAAGAAAAGTCGATGGGGGCCTATTCCAAGTCCGGCTCGGCCCCGATCGTCGGCATCCTCAAGCCCGGCGACCTGCCGCCGTCGGGCGGGCTCTACCTGCTGGACGTGGTGCCCGACGGCGAGGTGCGGTTTGGCTTTCCCAACATCTCGGACAACGCCGAGATCGTCGAGCTGATCGCCTGCGGGGCGCACCTGACCCTGTTCACTACTGGGCGGGGCTCGGTGGTCGGCTCGGCCGTCTCGCCGGTGATCAAGGTCTGCGCCAATCCCGAGACCTACCGTAAGCTGTCGGGCGACATGGATGTCGACGCCGGCCGGATCATGGAGGGGCGGGGCACGCTGGATGAGGTCGGCGACGAGATCTTCGACCTGGTCCTCGCCGTCGCCGGTGGCCAGCGGACAGTGTCCGAGGCCCTGGGCCATCAGGAATTCATCCTCACCTACAAGGCCTTCGACCCGATCGGTCCGGCCTGCCTGCCGCTGCGGCGCGCGAGTTAA
- a CDS encoding SDR family oxidoreductase, giving the protein MGRLSGKTALVTAAAQGIGKASAELFAREGARVIATDLNEDLLAKVEGCEPRRLDVLDLDAINTLAAELGAIDVLFNCAGHVHAGTILDCDEKAWAFSNDINVTAQYRTIRAFLPAMLEAGRGSIVNMASVASSIKGVPNRFAYGATKAAVIGLTKAVAADFVGQGIRCNAICPGTVDTPSLNQRLADTGDYEAAHKAFTARQPMGRLGKPEELAQLALYLASDESAFTTGQIHIIDGGWIN; this is encoded by the coding sequence ATGGGTAGACTGTCGGGCAAGACCGCGCTGGTGACGGCGGCGGCGCAGGGCATCGGCAAGGCCAGCGCGGAGCTGTTCGCTCGCGAAGGCGCGCGGGTCATCGCGACCGACCTCAACGAAGACCTGCTGGCCAAGGTCGAGGGCTGCGAGCCGCGCCGCCTGGACGTGCTGGACCTCGACGCCATCAACACCCTGGCCGCCGAGCTGGGCGCGATCGACGTGTTGTTCAACTGCGCCGGCCATGTCCACGCCGGCACGATCCTGGACTGTGACGAGAAGGCCTGGGCGTTCTCGAACGACATCAACGTCACGGCCCAGTACCGCACGATCCGCGCCTTCCTGCCGGCCATGCTGGAGGCGGGGCGGGGCTCGATCGTCAATATGGCCTCGGTGGCCAGCTCGATCAAAGGCGTGCCCAACCGTTTCGCCTATGGCGCCACCAAGGCGGCGGTGATCGGCCTGACCAAGGCCGTGGCAGCCGACTTCGTGGGGCAGGGGATCCGCTGCAACGCCATCTGTCCTGGCACGGTCGACACCCCGTCGCTAAACCAGCGCCTGGCCGACACTGGCGACTACGAGGCCGCCCACAAGGCTTTCACCGCCCGACAGCCGATGGGCCGCCTGGGCAAGCCCGAGGAACTGGCCCAACTGGCCCTCTACCTGGCCAGCGACGAGTCGGCCTTCACGACCGGCCAGATCCACATCATCGACGGCGGCTGGATCAACTGA
- a CDS encoding L-rhamnose mutarotase, translating into MRHCLALDLADDPALIARYEAWHAPGAVPAAVIASIRAADIRDMQIWRIGSRLFMIMETGPAFSSEAKAAADMASEDVQAWERLMWEFQRPLPGAAIGEKWLPMQRIFALDEQP; encoded by the coding sequence ATGCGCCATTGCCTGGCCCTGGACCTCGCTGACGACCCGGCGCTGATCGCGCGCTACGAGGCCTGGCACGCGCCGGGCGCCGTGCCGGCGGCGGTGATCGCCTCGATCCGCGCCGCCGACATCCGCGACATGCAGATCTGGCGGATCGGCAGCCGCCTGTTCATGATCATGGAGACCGGCCCGGCCTTTTCGTCCGAGGCCAAGGCCGCCGCCGACATGGCGTCCGAGGACGTCCAGGCCTGGGAGCGGCTGATGTGGGAGTTCCAGCGGCCGTTGCCTGGCGCGGCGATAGGGGAAAAGTGGCTGCCGATGCAGCGGATCTTCGCCCTTGATGAGCAGCCCTAG